A single Ignavibacteriales bacterium DNA region contains:
- a CDS encoding acyl-CoA carboxylase subunit beta, producing MTVNQEKIKELMDLRKQARQGGGEKRIEAQHKKGKYTARERIDMLLDPGSFEEFDMFVSHRCIDFGLQGQDYLSDGVVTGYGTIDGRLVYVFSQDFTVFGGSLSEMYAMKICKIMDKAMKVGAPVIGINDSGGARIQEGVKSLGGYAEIFQRNILASGLVPQISAIFGPCAGGAVYSPALTDFTIMSKGSSYMFVTGPKVVKTVTGETVTDEELGGAMVHGSKSGVAHLVTEDEEEGILLIRKLLSYLPQNNLEDPPLAMCDDPINRLEDALNEIIPENPNKPYDVRDVIHAVVDYHEFMEISRNYAPNIITGFARFNGMSVGIVANQPNYLAGVLDINSSRKAARFVRFCDSFNIPVVTFVDVPGFLPGTNQEYGGIIIHGAKLLFAYGEATVPKVTIILRKAYGGAYDVMGSKHLRGDINYAWPNAEIAVMGPRGAIEVLHQKELKEITDDKERVKFLNEKEEEYRNKFATPYVAAKYGYIDDVIEPRNTRFRVIRALQSLATKKDVNPPKKHSNIPL from the coding sequence ATGACGGTTAATCAGGAAAAAATCAAAGAATTGATGGATCTCCGCAAACAGGCAAGGCAGGGAGGCGGAGAAAAACGGATTGAAGCCCAGCATAAAAAGGGGAAATATACAGCCCGTGAGCGCATTGATATGCTGCTTGATCCGGGCAGCTTTGAAGAGTTTGATATGTTTGTATCCCACCGCTGTATAGATTTCGGCCTGCAGGGGCAGGATTATCTTTCAGACGGCGTGGTTACAGGATACGGCACTATTGACGGACGTCTTGTGTACGTCTTCTCTCAGGATTTCACCGTGTTTGGCGGATCACTCTCTGAAATGTATGCCATGAAGATCTGCAAGATTATGGATAAGGCGATGAAAGTCGGAGCCCCGGTAATCGGCATTAACGACAGCGGCGGCGCGCGTATACAGGAAGGTGTTAAAAGTCTGGGCGGTTATGCTGAAATTTTTCAGAGGAATATATTAGCATCAGGACTGGTGCCGCAGATCTCCGCGATATTCGGTCCATGCGCCGGAGGTGCGGTTTATTCACCGGCTCTTACTGACTTTACCATTATGAGTAAAGGTTCAAGCTATATGTTTGTGACCGGACCGAAAGTAGTTAAAACGGTCACCGGTGAAACGGTTACTGATGAAGAACTGGGCGGTGCAATGGTGCATGGCTCAAAATCAGGTGTTGCTCACCTGGTAACCGAAGATGAGGAAGAAGGAATTCTTCTGATCAGGAAACTGCTGAGCTATTTGCCGCAAAATAATCTTGAAGATCCCCCACTGGCTATGTGCGACGATCCTATTAACCGGCTTGAGGATGCACTGAATGAAATTATTCCGGAGAATCCGAATAAGCCATATGATGTGAGGGATGTGATTCATGCAGTGGTTGATTATCATGAGTTCATGGAAATCAGCCGCAACTATGCACCCAATATCATAACCGGATTTGCCCGCTTTAACGGAATGTCTGTAGGTATTGTGGCAAATCAGCCGAACTATCTTGCCGGTGTGCTTGATATTAATTCCTCGCGCAAGGCAGCACGTTTTGTGCGCTTCTGTGACTCGTTTAATATACCGGTGGTTACCTTTGTTGATGTGCCGGGCTTTTTGCCGGGTACAAATCAGGAGTACGGCGGAATCATCATTCACGGAGCCAAGCTGCTTTTTGCGTATGGCGAAGCAACAGTGCCAAAAGTGACGATTATCCTCCGCAAGGCCTATGGCGGTGCGTATGATGTGATGGGTTCAAAACATCTGCGCGGTGATATAAACTATGCCTGGCCGAATGCTGAGATTGCGGTCATGGGTCCGCGCGGTGCCATCGAAGTCCTGCATCAGAAAGAACTGAAAGAAATTACTGATGATAAGGAACGGGTAAAATTCCTGAATGAAAAGGAAGAAGAGTACCGGAACAAATTCGCGACACCGTATGTTGCCGCGAAATACGGATATATCGATGATGTGATTGAGCCGAGAAATACCCGGTTCCGTGTCATCAGGGCGCTGCAGTCGCTTGCGACCAAGAAGGATGTAAATCCTCCGAAGAAACATTCCAATATACCGCTCTGA